The Trypanosoma brucei gambiense DAL972 chromosome 10, complete sequence genome has a segment encoding these proteins:
- a CDS encoding short-chain dehydrogenase, putative — protein MIFLLFISFIGWVLWSLYSLLSYRRVSVAGKTVVITGGSVGIGKHLALHFLRLGATVHVWDDNKEKLSQLSKEALLIPSPRPTKSANCDTEGLTETSANELEGNDCLKTVVVDLSNRFHLHRLVKQVGTVHIVVNAALNVSSKAFLDHADNAIERILHVNALCPLILARAFLPAMLERREGYFVTITDANGLLGNASQPDFAASQWAAVGAHESIQMLIRENGCCGKVRTTLLCPYNVVSSQPTLLRTPSPFSSSRVMNTADAANTAEGQSVNTIRRSRILGYFLSIFRRPVTPEEAAEACVWAITHGVERLYIPYSLLFLTLFRFLPVPWFMWVISPSTQSTNVETSKGNCPSESDSSRSSSEK, from the coding sequence ATGATATTTTTACTGTTCATAAGCTTTATTGGTTGGGTGCTCTGGTCCCTGTACTCCCTCTTGTCGTACCGCCGCGTGTCTGTAGCGGGGAAGACTGTGGTGATTACAGGCGGCTCCGTAGGCATTGGAAAGCACCTTgcgcttcatttccttcgGCTTGGCGCGACCGTGCATGTATGGGACGATAACAAGGAGAAACTGTCACAGTTGTCTAAGGAGGCACTGCTGATTCCCTCTCCTCGGCCAACCAAAAGTGCAAACTGTGACACAGAAGGGTTAACGGAAACGAGCGCAAACGAGCTTGAGGGTAACGACTGCTTGAAgacagttgttgttgatttgtCCAATCGGTTTCATCTGCACCGTCTAGTGAAGCAGGTTGGAACCGTCCATATCGTCGTTAATGCGGCACTAAATGTGAGCAGCAAGGCGTTTTTGGACCATGCTGACAACGCTATTGAACGCATCCTGCACGTCAACGCTTTGTGCCCCCTTATCCTCGCAAGAGCCTTCCTCCCGGCGATGTTGGAGCGTCGGGAAGGGTACTTCGTCACTATTACGGATGCGAACGGGTTGCTGGGAAACGCGTCACAGCCGGATTTCGCTGCCTCACAATGGGCGGCCGTTGGTGCGCACGAGAGCATCCAAATGCTAATTAGAGAAAATGGATGCTGCGGCAAGGTTCGCACGACATTGTTATGTCCGTACAATGTTGTGAGTAGTCAACCAACGTTACTACGGACACCATCACCGTTCTCTTCTTCTAGAGTAATGAACACAGCAGACGCGGCAAACACCGCAGAGGGGCAGTCAGTAAACACCATAAGGAGGTCTCGTATTCTGGGTTACTTCCTTTCAATCTTTAGGCGCCCTGTTACCCCGGAGGAGGCGGCAGAGGCCTGCGTTTGGGCCATCACACATGGTGTGGAACGGCTGTATATCCCGTACAGCCTGCTGTTCCTGACCCTTTTCAGGTTTTTACCGGTTCCGTGGTTTATGTGGGTGATTTCCCCGTCCACCCAAAGTACCAATGTAGAGACCAGCAAGGGGAATTGTCCAAGCGAAAGTGACAGTAGCAGGAGTAGTTCGGAGAAATGA
- a CDS encoding endonuclease V, putative: MGVGEMSEVTAIKLDMWASMQKRLAAEVCVPKTNGMVELYEEGTECVKAPRDSFLLPHHLVEEFASSAIGPQLERDERRRGRHSPPILRHVGGVDISFIQGGDTAVACLAVMEYPSMKVCRTFVQRCEVKEPYITSYLAFREAGPLVQLIESVRDELFEEAYFPQLLLVDGCGVHHPLRCGLASHLGVVLDIPTVGCAKKFLSIDGITRDSMDARFAEEHTVASRRFEGTYLSSSSGLCEACFVPIIGESGRLWGYAATPNRRVKNPIFISPGNRVGYAEAAALAVSMCKYRVPEPIRAADLHSREFIRRIQLNEC, encoded by the coding sequence ATGGGTGTGGGAGAAATGAGTGAAGTTACCGCGATAAAGTTGGACATGTGGGCTTCCATGCAAAAAAGGTTGGCCGCTGAGGTGTGTGTACCCAAAACCAATGGAATGGTGGAACTTTACGAGGAAGGTACTGAGTGTGTAAAGGCTCCACGCGACTCCTTCTTGCTTCCCCACCACCTTGTGGAAGAGTTTGCTTCTTCTGCAATTGGACCACAACTTGAACGCGATGAACGCCGTCGGGGAAGGCACTCCCCTCCCATTCTCCGCCACGTCGGCGGCGTTGACATATCCTTTATTCAGGGAGGTGATACCGCAGTTGCTTGTCTTGCCGTGATGGAGTATCCGTCTATGAAAGTGTGCCGTACTTTTGTTCAGCGTTGTGAGGTCAAGGAACCATATATAACGTCTTACCTCGCGTTCCGGGAGGCGGGCCCACTGGTGCAGTTGATTGAGAGCGTACGTGATGAGTTATTTGAAGAGGCATATTTCCCCCAACTTCTACTAGTTGATGGTTGTGGCGTGCACCATCCACTTCGATGTGGACTTGCAAGTCACTTGGGAGTTGTATTGGATATTCCCACCGTTGGATGCGCTAAGAAGTTCCTGTCGATAGATGGGATTACACGCGACTCTATGGATGCTCGTTTTGCAGAGGAACACACCGTAGCATCACGTCGATTTGAAGGTACATACCTTTCCAGTAGCTCGGGGTTGTGCGAGGCTTGCTTCGTACCTATAATTGGCGAGAGTGGAAGACTTTGGGGTTATGCGGCTACGCCCAACCGTCGAGTTAAAAACCCCATTTTCATTTCGCCTGGGAACCGCGTCGGATATGCAGAGGCCGCAGCGCTGGCTGTTTCCATGTGCAAATATCGTGTTCCCGAACCCATCCGCGCTGCCGACTTGCACTCGCGTGAGTTTATCCGACGGATTCAACTAAATGAATGCTGA
- a CDS encoding T. brucei spp.-specific protein, whose protein sequence is MEGEELLYWVRRWVPVNDGLISFACGSCSLFPFPPRANECSSTTACAASVQKVPNVDGKKEVPTAPRRKETHSSCSSEIVEVNDVSKLYVLMYAMLSSYAKIECWPLSVVIQHLLASSTEAWVQQLCVCSGGLVHAPPVTAVMDSGKLSLPQLSWSCDEVANIWSWTLGANRESWARVSAVAMSHTAAGGRCCCSAERIARPYSVVVNRTVADRSGSGEGYERDIQQPDDAEDVALLHILVNMALHFRRMKWLLKVVFLRLSVDMGDVAWRILQSCVRRMLEHNSDVIKGVLCRAALRCVRKPLCPDATVAGSSPREFESEPEASPHSLGGTCWYRFDEAHKRCVCGTPRIPLVLSVLDECGAHRITQLTTEYVVKKCQELGFALAADQLGPLCALSLRTKCDDTYYSGLAKTLDDVSRVLDGCMATLEGLRTALLAYFCGTSTVVGQDSASNNERVNEAISSFFVGFCEGTIFNDFVAEWALPLWLRACEDEQKRRGAPSAVCTDRKRSAEVPYESRVDTRSHQLTDEADNLKKFNGSDQGGRVRGAVRCPPNGGNSHDGSLSTSLRSGFITLVHFFTPETKSLAIVEATLADSVKRHLELLLAKEQGELRARFCALPQVVYQRCVFLLKLTNQLLDPLAATGCAGAPAALRAVRKGLQAFFIPREPSVILALTSALNAQVVGGRLCGPNCFSSRTETACACAPSDNSFQGDCSHYLEILDTILELASILQSRDLFIDCYCGLLAPRLMRAKHLNDLEVDIEVISRMSVRLGESVVARPLALLRDVRCSVVDPFSAPVASYEGKPFAHGLSCHVRVLCAARWDKYAPISIKVPEMRRLFESGEWFDAVMLRAVQSFERRYQRSSPVMSQGNPVREPPSRGAWSAVFFASLGQEDLDSSGGGGNAPGKARGLPHTGERVNQGTNCVPQQQRTLSWSLGSGTLAIVCTGARGAHESEGGSEIVQLFAPPITLLVLQALERHSRVCAVANSCQPSLTFDLLHRVLPLHVPKPLLGTVLGDLVRHRIVVRTVRGYRNDTDPVSEKGEVINTYTLANSFAGCKKRKIFIDLADAGHHWVPLTQEDSLDGNVPDTLCDALELDRKKRLEAGIIQLMKAQQRLPHTELFAAARRQLQAHFPVTTSIFKQCISELIDRDYLARQDADTYIYVA, encoded by the coding sequence ATGGAGGGAGAGGAGTTGCTTTACTGGGTACGCAGGTGGGTTCCCGTGAACGACGGACTCATTAGCTTTGCCTGTGGTTCATGCTctctatttccttttcctcccagGGCAAATGAATGCTCCTCCACGACCGCGTGCGCTGCCTCTGTTCAAAAGGTTCCTAATGTCGACGGGAAAAAGGAGGTGCCGACCGCGCCAAGGCGCAAAGAGACACACAGTTCATGTTCGTCCGAGATTGTTGAGGTGAATGATGTGTCGAAATTGTACGTGCTAATGTATGCTATGCTGTCTTCGTACGCCAAAATTGAATGTTGGCCCCTGAGCGTTGTGATACAGCATCTTTTAGCTTCTTCTACCGAGGCGTGGGTGCAacagttgtgtgtgtgtagtggAGGGCTTGTACATGCGCCTCCGGTGACGGCAGTGATGGATTCTGGAAAGCTTTCACTGCCACAGCTCTCGTGGTCTTGCGATGAAGTAGCTAACATATGGTCCTGGACACTGGGTGCCAATCGTGAATCTTGGGCGCgtgtttctgctgttgcCATGTCGCACACAGCAGCGGGCGGAAGGTGTTGCTGTAGCGCCGAAAGAATCGCCAGGCCGTATTCTGTGGTAGTCAACCGAACAGTGGCCGACAGAAGTGGGAGCGGGGAAGGTTACGAGCGGGACATTCAGCAACCCGATGACGCGGAAGATGTGGCGCTTCTTCACATTTTGGTGAACATGGCTTTGCACTTTCGTCGGATGAAGTGGCTTTTGAAGGTGGTGTTCTTGCGACTAAGTGTAGATATGGGCGACGTTGCGTGGCGCATCTTACAGAGTTGTGTGCGGCGCATGCTCGAACACAACAGTGATGTGATCAAAGGTGTGCTTTGCCGCGCCGCACTGAGGTGTGTGAGGAAGCCCTTGTGTCCTGATGCGACGGTGGCAGGTTCGTCGCCACGGGAATTCGAGTCTGAACCCGAAGCATCCCCTCACTCTTTAGGTGGCACTTGCTGGTATCGCTTCGACGAGGCGCACAAAAGGTGCGTTTGTGGTACGCCGCGGATTCCGCTTGTGTTAAGCGTGCTTGACGAATGCGGCGCCCACAGGATCACCCAATTAACAACGGAGTACGTTGTGAAAAAATGTCAGGAGCTGGGTTTTGCGTTAGCGGCGGACCAACTAGGTCCCCTGTGCGCGTTGAGTTTGCGCACAAAGTGCGATGACACTTACTATAGTGGACTTGCGAAGACATTGGACGATGTGTCACGGGTACTGGACGGTTGCATGGCGACATTGGAGGGACTACGTACAGCACTGCTAGCATATTTTTGTGGCACGTCGACTGTTGTTGGGCAGGACTCGGCCTCCAACAACGAACGCGTAAACGAAGCAATTTCGTCATTTTTTGTAGGGTTTTGCGAGGGAACCATTTTTAATGATTTTGTTGCCGAATGGGCACTGCCACTCTGGCTCCGTGCGTGTGAAGACGAACAGAAGCGTCGGGGAGCGCCAAGTGCAGTGTGTACGGATCGAAAACGGAGTGCGGAGGTACCGTATGAGAGCCGTGTGGATACGAGATCCCACCAACTTACGGACGAAGCGGATAATCTGAAAAAGTTTAATGGAAGCGATCAAGGGGGTCGGGTCAGGGGTGCGGTTAGGTGCCCCCCCAATGGCGGCAACTCCCACGATGGTAGCCTCTCAACATCCCTACGGTCGGGGTTTATAACACTTGTACATTTCTTCACTCCAGAAACAAAGTCACTCGCGATTGTTGAAGCCACACTCGCCGACTCAGTCAAAAGACACCTTGAATTGCTGCTGGCCAAGGAACAAGGTGAGCTACGTGCACGGTTTTGTGCTCTACCTCAGGTTGTATACCAACGTTGCGTGTTTCTCCTGAAACTTACCAATCAACTGCTCGACCCACTTGCTGCGACGGGCTGCGCAGGTGCCCCAGCAGCGCTGCGGGCAGTGCGAAAGGGTTTGCAGGCGTTTTTCATTCCACGTGAACCATCGGTCATACTAGCCCTGACAAGTGCACTCAACGCGCAGGTAGTCGGAGGAAGACTCTGTGGACCAAATTGTTTTAGTAGTAGGACTGAAACCGCTTGTGCTTGTGCCCCCAGTGACAACTCATTCCAGGGTGATTGTAGCCACTACCTGGAGATCCTTGATACCATACTTGAACTCGCTTCCATTTTACAGTCGAGGGATCTTTTTATCGATTGCTACTGTGGCCTACTCGCGCCACGGTTAATGAGGGCAAAACATCTAAATGACTTGGAGGTGGACATCGAGGTGATATCACGCATGTCGGTGCGACTCGGTGAGAGCGTCGTGGCGCGACCATTGGCGCTCCTGCGCGACGTGAGGTGCAGTGTTGTTGACCCCTTCAGCGCCCCAGTTGCATCTTATGAGGGGAAGCCCTTTGCGCACGGGTTGTCTTGCCACGTTCGTGTGTTGTGCGCGGCACGGTGGGACAAGTACGCTCCGATTTCAATTAAGGTGCCGGAAATGCGGCGGCTGTTTGAAAGTGGCGAGTGGTTCGACGCTGTGATGTTGCGTGCTGTGCAGTCTTTTGAACGCCGTTATCAGCGGAGCTCACCTGTCATGTCACAAGGCAATCCTGTGAGGGAACCTCCGTCGCGCGGTGCTTGGAGTGCCGTGTTCTTTGCTAGTCTGGGCCAAGAAGACCTCGACAGcagtggtggcggtggaaaCGCCCCAGGGAAGGCTCGTGGTCTGCCACACACTGGGGAAAGGGTCAATCAAGGTACCAATTGTgtaccacaacaacaacgtacTCTGTCGTGGTCACTTGGGAGCGGGACACTCGCCATTGTGTGTACTGGAGCTCGTGGCGCGCACGAGAGTGAGGGAGGTTCTGAAATCGTGCAGCTGTTTGCACCGCCGATTACCCTGCTTGTGCTGCAGGCGCTAGAACGCCATAGTCGTGTGTGCGCGGTAGCCAATTCGTGCCAACCATCCCTCACGTTCGACCTACTACACCGTGTGCTTCCCCTCCACGTACCAAAACCGTTATTGGGCACTGTGCTAGGAGATCTTGTGCGCCACCGCATCGTCGTACGCACAGTGCGCGGGTATCGCAATGATACTGATCCTGTCTCAGAAAAGGGCGAAGTCATTAATACATACACCCTAGCAAATTCTTTTGCCGGTTGCAAGAAACGCAAGATCTTCATCGACCTCGCCGACGCAGGGCACCATTGGGTACCCCTCACCCAGGAAGACTCCCTTGACGGCAATGTGCCTGATACGTTATGTGATGCTTTGGAGCTTGACCGCAAGAAAAGACTCGAAGCCGGCATTATTCAACTAATGAAAGCTCAGCAGCGTCTTCCGCACACTGAGCTGTTCGCAGCTGCTCGCAGACAGCTGCAGGCTCACTTTCCAGTAACCACATCAATATTTAAGCAGTGCATTTCAGAGTTGATAGACCGTGACTACCTCGCGCGTCAAGATGCGGACACTTATATCTATGTAGCGTGA
- a CDS encoding glyceraldehyde 3-phosphate dehydrogenase,cytosolic, putative, which produces MVIRVGINGFGRIGRVVFRAAQRRNDIEIVGINDLLDADYMAYMLKYDSTHGRFEGAVEVQGGALVVNGKKIRVTSERDPANLKWNEINVDVVVESTGLFLSDDTARKHIQAGAKKVVITGPSKDDTPMFVMGVNHTTYKGEAIVSNASCTTNCLAPLAKVLNDKFGIVEGLMTTVHATTATQKTVDGPSQKDWRGGRGAAQNIIPSSTGAAKAVGKIIPSLNGKLTGMAFRVPTPNVSVVDLTVRLERPATYKQICDAIKAASEGELKGILGYVDEEIVSSDINGIPLTSVFDARAGISLNDNFVKLVSWYDNETGYSNKVLDLIAHITK; this is translated from the coding sequence ATGGTAATAAGAGTCGGCATCAATGGGTTTGGCCGTATTGGCCGCGTTGTGTTCCGAGCTGCGCAGCGCCGAAACGACATTGAAATTGTTGGGATCAACGATTTGCTCGATGCGGATTACATGGCTTACATGTTGAAGTATGATTCCACTCACGGCCGCTTCGAAGGTGCGGTAGAGGTTCAAGGTGGTGCACTTGTGGTAAATGGCAAGAAGATTCGCGTCACGTCCGAGCGGGATCCCGCGAACTTGAAGTGGAATGAAATTAATGTGGACGTTGTTGTGGAGTCTACTGGACTTTTTCTCTCCGACGATACGGCACGAAAGCACATCCAGGCTGGTGCCAAGAAGGTCGTCATCACAGGTCCTTCGAAGGACGACACACCAATGTTCGTTATGGGTGTAAACCACACGACTTACAAGGGGGAAGCCATCGTCTCAAACGCATCATGCACGACGAACTGCCTTGCCCCCCTTGCAAAGGTGCTCAACGACAAGTTTGGCATCGTGGAAGGACTCATGACAACCGTTCACGCAACAACGGCGACACAGAAAACTGTCGATGGTCCCTCGCAGAAGGACTGGCGTGGCGGCAGGGGTGCGGCGCAGAATATTATTCCTTCATCCACCGGTGCGGCGAAAGCGGTGGGCAAAATCATCCCGTCGCTCAATGGCAAACTCACTGGTATGGCCTTCCGTGTACCAACTCCCAACGTTTCCGTGGTGGATCTCACAGTGCGGCTAGAGCGTCCCGCGACCTACAAGCAAATTTGCGACGCCATTAAGGCTGCATCAGAGGGTGAACTGAAGGGGATTTTGGGTTATGTGGACGAAGAGATTGTTTCCAGTGACATCAACGGCATTCCGCTCACATCCGTCTTCGATGCCAGGGCGGGTATTTCGCTGAACGACAACTTCGTTAAGCTGGTCTCGTGGTATGACAACGAAACCGGGTACTCAAACAAGGTCCTAGACCTCATTGCGCACATCACAAAGTGA
- a CDS encoding sterol 24-c-methyltransferase, putative, whose protein sequence is MSAGSRGPLSLLIARERDANGVNGDVNATAGRLRDRYDGKGASASERRQDATSLTNEYYDIVTDFYEYGWGQNFHFAPRYMNETFYESLARYEYFLAYHAQFKPTDTVLDVGCGIGGPARNMVRFTSCNVMGVNNNEYQINRARQHDSRYGMSGKINYTKTDFCNMCFGDNEFDGAYAIEATCHSESKVKCYSEVFRAIKPGAYFMLYEWCLTDLYDPANEEHQRVRHGIELGDGLPELDTMRQVVAAVKAAGFVVEESFDMAERFESGEPKSVPWYEPLQGSYTSLSGLRATPAGRWLTSVTCRLLEAVRLAPAGTCKATEILEEGAVNLVKGGELGIFTPSFFVKARKPRLGEELSC, encoded by the coding sequence ATGTCGGCCGGATCTCGTGGCCCACTTTCCCTGCTCATTGCCCGTGAACGTGATGCCAATGGTGTGAATGGCGATGTGAATGCAACGGCTGGACGCCTGCGTGACCGATACGATGGGAAGGGTGCCTCCGCCAGTGAGCGACGGCAGGATGCGACATCGCTGACCAACGAGTACTACGATATCGTTACAGATTTCTATGAATACGGTTGGGGGCAAAACTTCCACTTTGCTCCTCGGTACATGAATGAGACGTTCTACGAATCACTCGCACGGTATGAGTACTTTCTTGCGTACCATGCTCAGTTCAAACCGACGGACACTGTGCTAGACGTTGGCTGCGGGATTGGTGGGCCAGCACGAAACATGGTACGGTTCACATCGTGCAACGTGATGGGtgtaaataataatgagTATCAAATAAATCGCGCGCGGCAGCACGATTCCCGCTACGGGATGAGCGGTAAAATTAACTACACTAAGACCGACTTCTGTAACATGTGCTTTGGCGACAACGAGTTCGACGGAGCATACGCCATCGAGGCGACATGCCACTCAGAGAGTAAGGTAAAGTGCTATAGTGAAGTGTTTCGCGCTATCAAACCTGGTGCCTACTTTATGCTGTACGAGTGGTGTTTGACGGACCTGTATGACCCGGCAAATGAGGAACACCAGCGTGTCCGGCATGGTATCGAACTTGGCGACGGTCTTCCTGAACTCGACACGATGCGGCAGGTTGTCGCAGCGGTAAAGGCCGCCGGTTTCGTTGTGGAAGAGAGCTTTGACATGGCGGAACGATTCGAAAGTGGCGAGCCGAAGAGCGTCCCGTGGTATGAGCCACTGCAGGGGAGTTACACGTCGCTGAGTGGACTTCGGGCGACCCCTGCAGGGCGCTGGTTGACGAGTGTAACATGTCGTTTGCTCGAGGCTGTGCGCCTCGCACCGGCAGGTACATGTAAGGCGACAGAGATCCTCGAAGAAGGAGCGGTGAACCTTGTCAAGGGGGGCGAACTTGGGATATTCACGCCATCCTTCTTTGTGAAGGCGCGTAAACCGCGTCTTGGGGAAGAGCTGTCGTGCTAA
- a CDS encoding T. brucei spp.-specific protein, with protein MGGPSEGKLYCDNGASAFDYSGAATCPQGVKGCAGLTENPYFYSLDTKFNNEGNNGIITADPRGTVYGHTCPIFVPSKGRFYHERGTLSLLIGDMVPFSLVVEKEEEAQYRELVDRLISRFWGEGADRVSHSGARTKLRKEEGATLRRGGSRTGNVPPSVPAVLRQQVLAGSELQMARNLVKIEVLPSSGRGVAYVRNYILRKLAPAAVNVYANAGTPSCKPNSVSPGGRSHAAQWYWVMDDDIAKFFVAADKKSTVITAREALKRVYSRIQRLHGTVCDMNEVAVFSLEYNQFAYAYGDSDVKINGYNTVASLYRHDLLPRCCEFRFPIREDYDFTLQVIAHGLKTARFRNLSFAVPTMGGLAGGMTEYYKNKKDDICQQNKLFVRTWPSVAQECVKGKGVTLRNDIRVLWGLLGPKCNTVPSLTLQSRSKLPRASNRNANSATRTSSLRATITSLSKAKKTSAATKVLVVQRSKAKTFRGGAYARRKAEGTDDGGGDCSTQGVTSAVREAAEVGNANGEESSAWKGYVMKKWRYLTNEEAEGLHLTLLPPEKLRCGDTVAVVMPYLEQHPSVVRATLIEKTYKMKRMEVAGEDGEVASENGKCKYRKVVEWEVAPDNFPLMMVSCCYEVPPEGVEVAAAAVDAFFGRGGSQAD; from the coding sequence ATGGGAGGTCCAAGTGAGGGGAAGTTATATTGTGACAACGGGGCTTCCGCCTTCGACTATTCTGGAGCCGCGACGTGCCCTCAAGGCGTAAAGGGTTGCGCAGGCCTGACTGAGAACCCTTACTTCTATTCTCTCGATACGAAGTTTAAcaatgaaggaaataacgGCATCATAACGGCCGACCCGCGCGGCACTGTATATGGTCACACGTGCCCAATTTTTGTTCCATCGAAGGGGAGGTTTTATCACGAGCGAGGGACCTTGTCGCTCCTTATTGGGGATATGGTGCCATTTTCCCTTGTCGtggagaaagaggaagaggctcAATATAGGGAGCTTGTCGACCGGCTGATTTCCCGTTTTTGGGGTGAGGGCGCTGACCGTGTTTCCCACAGCGGTGCCCGAACGAAGTtgaggaaagaggagggtGCTACACTACGGAGGGGTGGATCACGCACTGGTAATGTGCCTCCCTCCGTTCCGGCGGTACTGCGGCAGCAGGTGCTCGCGGGTAGTGAGCTGCAAATGGCGCGGAACCTGGTCAAAATCGAAGTGCTGCCGTCGTCTGGTAGGGGTGTTGCGTACGTTCGTAACTATATTCTGCGAAAACTCGCTCCTGCAGCAGTGAATGTGTATGCCAACGCCGGAACTCCCTCGTGTAAACCCAACAGTGTCAGCCCCGGGGGTCGTTCGCACGCAGCCCAATGGTATTGGGTGATGGATGATGATATAGCTAAGTTTTTTGTCGCAGCCGACAAGAAAAGTACCGTGATCACTGCGCGTGAGGCCCTCAAGCGGGTATATTCACGGATCCAGCGGCTTCATGGAACGGTGTGCGATATGAACGAGGTAGCTGTGTTTTCCTTGGAATATAACCAGTTCGCGTACGCCTACGGTGATAGCGATGTTAAAATCAATGGCTACAATACAGTTGCATCCCTTTACCGCCATGATCTACTTCCCCGGTGTTGCGAGTTCCGTTTCCCCATCCGTGAGGATTACGACTTCACCCTTCAGGTGATTGCCCATGGTCTAAAGACTGCGCGGTTTCGGAATCTTTCATTTGCGGTGCCCACTATGGGGGGACTCGCGGGGGGCATGACTGAGTActacaagaacaaaaaggatGACATCTGCCAGCAGAACAAATTGTTCGTGAGGACATGGCCTTCTGTGGCTCAGGAGTGTGTGAAAGGCAAGGGCGTAACGCTTCGAAACGACATCCGTGTACTTTGGGGTTTGCTGGGCCCAAAGTGCAACACAGTCCCCAGTCTAACACTCCAGTCGCGCTCGAAGCTGCCACGTGCAAGCAATAGAAATGCTAATTCTGCCACCAGAACGTCGTCCCTGAGGGCGACCATCACGTCCCTATCGAAAGCTAAGAAAACTTCCGCCGCCACCAAAGTTCTCGTGGTGCAGCGTTCAAAGGCTAAAACGTTCCGCGGGGGTGCGTATGCCAGGAGGAAGGCGGAGGGGACGGACGATGGTGGTGGCGACTGTTCAACGCAAGGGGTGACCTCAGCAGTGCGCGAAGctgcggaggtggggaaTGCTAATGGCGAGGAATCCTCCGCGTGGAAGGGATATGTAATGAAGAAGTGGAGATACCTCACGAATGAAGAGGCGGAAGGGTTGCATTTAACTCTCCTCCCACCAGAAAAGTTGAGGTGTGGGGATACCGTTGCTGTGGTGATGCCTTACCTGGAGCAGCACCCTTCCGTGGTAAGGGCGACGCTAATTGAAAAGACGTACAAAATGAAGCGAATGGAGGTCGCCGGGGAAGATGGTGAAGTTGCCTCAGAGAACGGAAAATGCAAATATCGAAAGGTGGTGGAGTGGGAAGTGGCGCCTGATAATTTTCCTCTCATGATGGTAAGCTGTTGCTACGAGGTACCACCGGAGGGCGTTGAGGTTGCGGCCGCAGCCGTTGATGCCTTTTTTGGTCGAGGAGGGTCGCAGGCAGACTAA